In the genome of Candidatus Izemoplasmatales bacterium, the window GTGCGCGGTCACAAGGTCTTCGTCATCCAGACCACCTCGAACCCCGTGAACGAGCATCTCATGGAATTGCTCATCATGATCGACGCCCTGAAGCGCGCGTCGGCCCGAGAAATCAACATCGTCATGCCGTACTACGGCTACTGCCGCCAGGACCGCAAGGCGAAGGCGCGTCAGCCGATCTCGGCGAAGCTGGTCGCCGACCTGCTCACCGTCGCCGGCGCGACCCGCGTCATCAGCGTCGACCTCCACGCCGCCCAGCTCCAGGGCTTCTTCGACATCCCGATCGACAACTTCCGCGCGATGCCGATCCTCGCGAACTACATCCAGTCCAAGAACCTCGAGAACGTCTGCGTCGTCTCGCCGGACCATGGCGGCGTCGCCCGCGCCAGGACGCTCGCCGACATCCTCGTCGCCCCGATCGCCATCATCGACAAGATGCGTCCAGAGCCGAACGTCGCCGAGGTGATGAACATCATCGGCCGCGTGCGCGGAAAGAACTGCATCATCATCGACGACATGATCGACACCGCCGGATCGATGGTCGCGGCCGCGGTCGCGCTCAAGGAAGCCGGCGCGAAGGACATCTACGCCC includes:
- a CDS encoding ribose-phosphate pyrophosphokinase; the protein is MAIFHGSKVKIFSLSSNHPLAQEIADYVGIPLSDCEVSRFADGEISINISETVRGHKVFVIQTTSNPVNEHLMELLIMIDALKRASAREINIVMPYYGYCRQDRKAKARQPISAKLVADLLTVAGATRVISVDLHAAQLQGFFDIPIDNFRAMPILANYIQSKNLENVCVVSPDHGGVARARTLADILVAPIAIIDKMRPEPNVAEVMNIIGRVRGKNCIIIDDMIDTAGSMVAAAVALKEAGAKDIYALCTHPLLNGAAPDRVINSPIIELVCTNTIYLPEEKKFPKLKQLSIAPLLGQGIINIIDDQGISTLFS